The genomic segment GGGGCCGATAAATATCACGCCTCCCAACCTTCCGGTTCTCCGCGGAGTTACCTCATTTCCCGAAAACTCTTCCTGATCGGGAGGTTGTACCGTGGATACATTCTGATGCTTGAAAAAATCACTGGTTTCGCTGTTCCTGTATTCGGGAAATGCCATGAGCAGGGGAAGCAGCGCAACAAAAGCGGCGAATATCAGGATTACTGCAATTACCGCAAATGGACCGCTGCCGTAAATTACAGGAAATATAAAAACCACCGCCAGACCCAGTTGCCCTGTCAGGACGCCCGCAATCATGGTAATCGCTGCGGCGGTAAAGAGAAGGACAAACAACGTCAAAGGCAGCCATCTATTCAACAGGCAACCTCCGTTCCAGTAATGCCTTTCGACTGGAATTCCCTGAGAACAAGAACTTCTTCATGATTGGGCCCACCCTCATGTTTCATCTTCAGCACATTTGGCTCCGAGTGCAGCGACTGTCCTGAATATCCGATCCCAGTGCGAACCCTGCCAGTATATTTTACCACATCGTACGCATTTGTAGAATACTTCATGTCTTGAAGCTATCCCTGCTCCAGTCTCCGCGGATGCCTCGGCAGGAGTTATTACGGACAGAGTGCTGTTGCAGAGGGTGCATCTGACAGTTTTTATATGAGGTGTGACGCCCAGCGTATTCATCACTGTTATCAACTGGTCCTCTATTTCGATACCGGGAATGTAGATTGCCCGAATCTTTCTGTTTGCGGAAAGTTCTCTGTCTCTTGTGAGGAGTATTCTTGATTCCTCTGCAGCCCTCCGCGCTATCTCCACGTCTCGTGTGTCGTCCGCATATTCAGTATCAAAACCCAGTATCCTGAGCCAGCGCGCCAGCTTGCCCAGCATCCTGTCGGCAAGGAACCGTGGCTCCGCACTTTCACTGTTCATGCTTTCACTGTTCATGTCAGCCTGACCGGAATTATTCATGCCGCCCAGCCGGTGATCGGTTGACCACTAAAAGAATGTTCAGTCCTGAGTTCAAAGGGGGCGGTATTCGGCGAGATAGCCTGTGCCGAGCTTTGTGAGTCGGATGAGCCTTAACCTTTCCAGCATTTTTCCTCCCTTAAAGCCGGTGCCGTCTGCGATTGTGGGTGAGGTCCGTCCCCCGATGACAACCGGCGAGGTGTATATCATGAGCGTATCGACAAGATGAAACGAGATAAAGCTGAATATCAGTTCTCCTCCGCCTTCAACCAGAAGCGACCTGATTCCCATCCTGTAAAGTATTGACAGAGCTCTGACAATATCAACACGCTCCTTTCCGCAGCTTATGACTTCAGCAGCCGCAGATTTCATGTGCGTGCCCACGGCGGTGAAAATAATTGTTTTGGCATTGCCGTCGAAAATTTTCGCTTCGGCAGGAGTGCGTCCCCTGGAGTCGAATACAACTCTGACAGGACGTTTTCCCGACCTTACGCCACGAACTGTAAGCGAAGGATTGTCCGATATAACAGTGTTTACACCAACTGCAATGGCGTCGTGCGCCGCCCGAAGCTTCATAACTCTTTTCATATCCTCTCTGCCCGAAAGCGTAAGATGCGTTCTGCCGGGAGAGGAGATTTTCCCGTCAATTGAGGCTGCACAATTAATCGTGACTTCCGGTCTGTGCATTGCTAACCAGACAGGACCAATGAACACCACACATTAAATGTTTCAGTCGCGGCTGCACCGGTTGTGGGGTCGTACAGATTTGCCCTTCCGTAATCTTTATTCCCTTCTTACATGCCGGTTCTCCATAA from the Candidatus Sysuiplasma jiujiangense genome contains:
- a CDS encoding 2,5-diamino-6-(ribosylamino)-4(3H)-pyrimidinone 5'-phosphate reductase, whose translation is MHRPEVTINCAASIDGKISSPGRTHLTLSGREDMKRVMKLRAAHDAIAVGVNTVISDNPSLTVRGVRSGKRPVRVVFDSRGRTPAEAKIFDGNAKTIIFTAVGTHMKSAAAEVISCGKERVDIVRALSILYRMGIRSLLVEGGGELIFSFISFHLVDTLMIYTSPVVIGGRTSPTIADGTGFKGGKMLERLRLIRLTKLGTGYLAEYRPL
- a CDS encoding DUF131 domain-containing protein, with translation MNRWLPLTLFVLLFTAAAITMIAGVLTGQLGLAVVFIFPVIYGSGPFAVIAVILIFAAFVALLPLLMAFPEYRNSETSDFFKHQNVSTVQPPDQEEFSGNEVTPRRTGRLGGVIFIGPVPIIFGSDTKILRYMFAAAGIMAALILILFLFGIF